The following are encoded in a window of Sorex araneus isolate mSorAra2 chromosome 11, mSorAra2.pri, whole genome shotgun sequence genomic DNA:
- the LOC101549974 gene encoding olfactory receptor 6C75-like yields MEMENETTVQEFTLEGFPAVQHLGKVLFLVHLLAYLASMAGNAVIVTITCADSRLQTPMYFFLSIFSFFECCFTSTVIPKLLVIFLLGRQTISFVACFIQAFVFAFLGAAGFILMAVMSLDRYMAICRPLHYPTIMNLKNCALLIISCFTVSFITITGMVVKISQLTFCGPHVIPHFFCDIGPLIHLSCSDTRSVEKMTFFLISSILLISFIITVIAYSNIVVTIIRLPSAKERQKAFSTCSSHLIVLSLMYGSCFFIYVKPKQTNRLESNREAALVNTVVTPLLNPVIYTLRNKQVHQALREKMGRMKISR; encoded by the coding sequence ATGGAAATGGAGAATGAGACAACTGTCCAAGAATTCACTTTGGAGGGGTTTCCTGCTGTCCAGCACCTGGGAAAGGTTCTCTTCCTGGTGCATCTGCTGGCATACCTGGCATCCATGGCAGGCAATGCGGTCATTGTCACCATCACTTGCGCTGACTCCAGACTCCAGACACCAATGTACTTTTTCCTCAGCATTTTCTCCTTCTTTGAATGCTGCTTCACAAGTACTGTAATTCCAAAATTGCTGGTCATCTTTCTTTTGGGAAGACAAACAATTTCCTTTGTTGCCTGTTTCATACAAGCCTTTGTCTTTGCCTTTCTGGGAGCAGCAGGTTTCATCCTCATGGCAGTGATGTCTCTGGACCGGTACATGGCCATTTGCAGGCCTCTGCATTACCCAACTATCATGAACTTGAAAAATTGTGCCCTCTTGATCATTTCCTGCTTTACTGTAAGCTTTATTACTATCACTGGCATGGTGGTGAAGATTTCTCAGTTAACCTTCTGTGGTCCCCATGTCATTCCTCATTTCTTCTGTGACATCGGCCCCCTGATCCATCTCTCCTGCTCTGACACCAGATCTGTTGAAAAGATGACATTTTTCCTTATCTCGAGTATCCTTTTGATATCCTTCATCATAACCGTCATCGCATACAGCAACATAGTAGTGACAATCATTCGTCTCCCATCAGCCAAGGAGAGACAGAAAGCTTTCTCCACCTGTTCATCTCACCTCATTGTCCTCTCTCTGATGTATGGCAGTTGTTTCTTTATCTATgtgaaaccaaagcaaacaaacaggctGGAATCCAACAGGGAGGCTGCCCTTGTGAACACAGTGGTGACTCCACTGCTGAACCCTGTTATCTACACTCTGCGGAACAAGCAGGTCCACCAAGCTCTAAGGGAGAAAATGGGCAGAATGAaaatttcaagataa
- the LOC101547679 gene encoding olfactory receptor 6C74-like, with translation MRNETTVQEFTLEGFPAVQHLGKVLFLVHLLAYLASMAGNAVIITITCVDSRLHTPMYFLLSVFSFLECCCTSTVIPKLMVIYLLGRQTISFVACFTQAFVFVSLGAAGFLLMAVMSLDRYMAICRPLHYPTIMNLKTCLLMAAACISLGFTLIAGLVVKISQLSFCGPHVITHFFCDLGPLIHLSCSDTRSVEIMTFVLALCILLTSLIITIIAYSNIVVTIIRLPSAKERQKAFSTCSSHLIVLSLMYGSCVFIYVKPKQTNKVESNREAALVATVVTPLLNPVIYTLRNKQVHQALREKICTVKMSR, from the coding sequence ATGAGGAATGAGACAACTGTCCAAGAATTCACTTTGGAGGGGTTTCCTGCTGTCCAGCATCTGGGAAAGGTTCTCTTCCTGGTGCACCTGCTGGCATACCTGGCATCCATGGCAGGCAATGCGGTCATAATCACCATCACTTGTGTTGATTCCAGACTCCACACACCAATGTATTTTCTACTCAGTGTTTTCTCCTTTCTTGAGTGTTGCTGCACAAGTACTGTTATTCCAAAGTTGATGGTAATCTATCTTTTAGGGAGACAAACAATTTCCTTTGTTGCCTGTTTCACACAAGCTTTTGTCTTTGTATCTCTGGGAGCAGCAGGTTTCCTCCTCATGGCAGTGATGTCTCTGGACCGGTACATGGCTATTTGCAGGCCTCTTCATTACCCAACTATCATGAACTTGAAGACTTGTCTTTTAATGGCCGCTGCCTGCATTTCTTTAGGCTTTACCCTTATTGCTGGTCTGGTGGTGAAGATTTCACAGTTATCTTTCTGTGGACCCCATGTCATCACTCATTTCTTTTGTGACCTTGGCCCTCTGATTCATCTTTCCTGTTCTGACACCAGATCTGTTGAAATCATGACCTTTGTTCTTGCCTTGTGTATCCTTCTGACATCTCTCATCATAACTATCATCGCTTATAGCAACATAGTAGTCACAATCATTCGTCTTCCATCAGCCAAGGAGAGACAGAAAGCTTTCTCCACCTGTTCATCTCACCTCATTGTCCTCTCTCTGATGTATGGTAGCTGTGTCTTTATCTATgtgaaaccaaagcaaacaaacaaggtGGAATCCAACAGGGAGGCTGCTCTTGTGGCCACAGTGGTAACTCCTCTGCTGAACCCTGTCATCTACACTCTGCGGAACAAGCAGGTCCACCAGGCTCTGAGAGAGAAAATATGCACAGTGAAAATGTCACGATAA